Below is a window of Chlamydiota bacterium DNA.
TTCTTTTTGCTGGCCATCATAGGCGTAGGATTTATGGCAAAGGGCTTCGTAGGCAAGATGTTTGTGTCTAAAAACATGAGCAATAACTTTTTCTAGATCTGCAATAGTCTCGGAATGTTCAGTTTTCACGCTGACTTAGGCTATCAAAAAGAGCAGGGTGGTTTCAAGAACTATGCGTTCTGTTCATCAAAAGATTTTTGAGATCGGGAGGCGGATTTTCGCTCAATCTCATCTAATATCTTTTTTCTGAGACGCAGACTTTTGGGAGTGACTTCAACCAGTTCATCATCTTCGATGTATTCAAGTGCAAGCTCAAGAGTGAGTTCTCGAGGCGTCGTCAAGCGAATCGCGTCATCTGATCCAGAGGCCCTCATATTCGTCAATTTCTTTTCTTTGGTGGCATTGACGACAAGATCGTTCCCTTTATTATTTTCTCCCACAATCATACCGGTATAAAGGTCAGCACCAGGTCCAATGAAAAGGTCTCCCCGCTCTTGTAAATTATTCAGTGCAAAGGCAACGGTCTTCCCAGTCCCTTGAGAAATGAGAACCCCTGTCTGACGGTGTTCGATTCCGCCTTTATAGGGTTGATATTCCAAAAAGAGGTGATACATAATAATCGTTCCATGGGTGAGTGTCATGCATTCTCCCCTTAATCCTAAGAGGCCTCGGGACGGAATGACAAATTCTATTCGAAGATTTCCTGAAGAGGTTTTCTCCATATGGGTCATGGTCGCCTTTCGGGGACCCAGGGCTTGAAGGAGGACTCCCTGATATTGTTCTTCAATTTCAATCACCAAATTCTCAACGGGTTCAAGCGTTTCGCCTCCGACTTCCTTTAAAATAACTTCAGGTCGTGAAACCTCAAGTTCATAACCTTCCCGTCTCATCGTTTCGATCAAGATTGAAAGTTGAAGTTCTCCTCGTCCGGAGACTTTCAGGGCCTCGCCAGTCCCTGTTTCTTCCACTCTAATTCCAATATTGGCGCGGGCTTCTTGAATGAGTCTTTCTCGAACATGTCTTGAGGTCAAAAATTTTCCGCCATCTTTACCTGCAAGGGGGCTTGAATTATGCGCAAAAGTCATCGAAATCGTTGGTTCATCAATTTTAATCAACGGAAGGGCCTCTGGATTTTCAGCGTCTGCCACCGTTTCTCCCACATTTAAATTTGGAAGCCCAGAGATGCATACAATATCTCCTGCCGTGATTTCTTGAACGGGGATTCTCTCCATGCCCCGATAGGTAAAGAGGCCTGTAATTTTCCCTTTGATTTGAGTCCCATCCCGTTTGATCAAAGTAACCGGGCTTGCGATTTTCATGCGTCCATGATAAATACGGCCCATTCCTAATACGCCCAAATAGTCATCATAGTCGAGCATGGTGACCAGCATCTGAAGGGGTTTCTCAGGATCAGCAAGAGGTGGCAACACGCGATGGATCAAGGTCTCGAACAGGGGTTTCAGATCCTCGCTTTTATCTTTAAGATCAAGCCAGGCCTTGCCGTCTCTTCCCGAGGCATAAACAACCGCAAAATCGAGTTGCTCATCCGAGGCATTTAAGTCGCAAAAAAGGTTAAAAGTTTGATCCAAAACTTCATGCGGTCGTGCATTGGGCCGGTCAATTTTGTTAATGATGACGACGGGCTTCAAATGAAGCTCTAGAGATTTTTTTAACACAAATTTTGTTTGGGGCATGGGTCCTTCAAAGGCATCGACCAAAAGAAGGACTCCGTCCACCATTTTCAAGATTCGTTCAACTTCACTTCCAAAATCGGCATGACCGGGGGTATCGACAATGTTAATTCTCACGCCTTCGTATTCTACAGAGGCCAATTTAGAAAAAATAGTAATTCCCCGTTCACGTTCTAAGTCATTGCTATCCATCAATCGCTCAGTGATTTCTTCTGTGGGTTTGAAGACTCCGCTTTGACGCAAAAGAGCATCGACCAGGGTCGTTTTCCCGTGGTCTACATGAGCAATGATGGCAATATTACGTATTTCTTTACGACGTTTCTGATTAGTCATAAAATTCGAACTCTTTTCTTGCTTCCACGGCCCTTATTCTAAAAGGGGCTCTTTATAACATGCTTGAAAGTTAAAAGCTATGAGATTAATAAAAATTATTGATGATTTTTTTGACTATTTGCTTTAATTTTGGGTCTTTCCCATTGAAGTAACGTGCATATTTTAAAAACATATAAATTTATAACAAAAATGGACATTAATTTAACACTTCAAAGACTAATTTCTATCCTCATTTTAATCAGTTTCACCCTCACAAATCTCATTAGACCAGAGGGTGTTGCGGGTGAAAAGCCGCTCGAGGCTCGAGGCTCGAAGCTCGAGGCAAACACATCTTCTTTTTTTGCTTTTCCCTTGAGCCTCCAGCCTCGAGCCTCGAGCTTAGACATTCTCAAAACCCTCAAAGTCCCCTCTAAACTAGGCAACATAGCTGGTAGGCTGGAGGGTTTCCCCACCAGCCCCCAATCGTCGCCGGATGCGTGAGACAATGTAACGCATCCTTTTAAACCAAACGACTTTCTCGTAGTTAGCGACCCCACAGAGTTGTTCCACACAGGAAAATAGAAGAAGTCATGCTTTAGCACGCCTCAGTCGGAACTCATCTTCAAATGAGAGTAACCCCATCCGATAGAAACGGCGGATACGGAAGCGCTTATTGTCGGTTCGCCACTTTCTCGCTTCTTTAAGACATCGAAGTCTCATACGCAACCATTGGTCAAGAGAGCGATAAGCTATTCTGACATCGCCAAGTCGAAAGTAATTGACATGCCCGCGAATAACAGGGTTCAAACGTTGAATAACCATCTGAAGATTACGACCTTGATTGCGGCGAGTGATTTGACGCAGGTTATCCTTGAGCTTATCCAGTGACTTATGACTGATTCCCTTATATTTGCCCATGAATGAATATCCAAGAAATCTGAAGCCCCGTTTGAAGTTGGTAAGCGAAGTTTTATCCTCGCTCAGCTTCATCTTCAGTTTCCCTTCAACCACCCCACGGACAAAAGATAAAGCGGTGGGCAATTCTTCGGCCGTTTTGGTCATGACAATAAAGTCATCCGCGTAGCGGGCGAACTTATATCCCGCTTCTTTCAGCGCCTTGTCGATCAGATCACCGACGAGGTTGGCTAGAAGGGGAGAAAGAACGCCGCCCTGCGGAGTGCCTTCCTTTGTCTGACTCGAGGATGCCATCCTGCATAACACCCGCTCTTTCAGCATACTCTGAATACTGTTTAAGACCCAACCATCCGCAATCTTCTCTCGCAATCTGTCCATCATAAGGGAGTGAGGGATGGTGTCGTAGAATGCCTTAACGTCAGCATCCAGGACATAATGATATCCTTCACTCTTATACTGCTCAACTCTCATAATGGCCTGATGGCAATTCCTTCCAGGACGGAAACCGAAACTGTTATCCGAAAAACCGCTTTCGAATATCGGCTCGATAATCTGCCTCGTCGCTTGTTGAACTACCCTATCCGAAACGGTGGGAATGCCAAGCGGTCTCTTCTGATTTCTGCCCTTGGGAATATATACCCGAAGAACAGGGGAGGGCTTGTAAATTTCAGTTTTCAGCTTATTGTGAATATTTCCAATATTCACATCCAGATCAGCTTCAAACTGAGCAATACTCACCCTGTCAAGACCCGCTCTTCCCTTATTGGCCTTCACATGAAGAAAGGCTTCATAAAGGTTCTTGAGGCTAAACACCTTATCCCGTAACGAGTGAAACTTTAGCATCTCTAGTAACTTCTCCTATTGATGGATTCTGACAAACGGATTTGGCAATCGTGTTTCATTCACCTTCCGACAGCTCGGCATCCAACCTCAATGCATGGGTTAAAAAAAAACAGATCAGATGAGTCAGTTATCATCGCAGTGAACGAACGTATTGAATCCGTTTGCATCCTCCATTCCTCTACGGTTATGTCCCTTCGTCCCGATGGATCGGGACTACGATGAACAATGCTGACGACTTCAGAGACCTTTGCTGTAGAGAAAATCAAAGATCACTATCTCATAGAGAGCAGATTTCGGGTATTCCCTTATACGGCTCTGTT
It encodes the following:
- the typA gene encoding translational GTPase TypA, yielding MTNQKRRKEIRNIAIIAHVDHGKTTLVDALLRQSGVFKPTEEITERLMDSNDLERERGITIFSKLASVEYEGVRINIVDTPGHADFGSEVERILKMVDGVLLLVDAFEGPMPQTKFVLKKSLELHLKPVVIINKIDRPNARPHEVLDQTFNLFCDLNASDEQLDFAVVYASGRDGKAWLDLKDKSEDLKPLFETLIHRVLPPLADPEKPLQMLVTMLDYDDYLGVLGMGRIYHGRMKIASPVTLIKRDGTQIKGKITGLFTYRGMERIPVQEITAGDIVCISGLPNLNVGETVADAENPEALPLIKIDEPTISMTFAHNSSPLAGKDGGKFLTSRHVRERLIQEARANIGIRVEETGTGEALKVSGRGELQLSILIETMRREGYELEVSRPEVILKEVGGETLEPVENLVIEIEEQYQGVLLQALGPRKATMTHMEKTSSGNLRIEFVIPSRGLLGLRGECMTLTHGTIIMYHLFLEYQPYKGGIEHRQTGVLISQGTGKTVAFALNNLQERGDLFIGPGADLYTGMIVGENNKGNDLVVNATKEKKLTNMRASGSDDAIRLTTPRELTLELALEYIEDDELVEVTPKSLRLRKKILDEIERKSASRSQKSFDEQNA
- the ltrA gene encoding group II intron reverse transcriptase/maturase codes for the protein MLKFHSLRDKVFSLKNLYEAFLHVKANKGRAGLDRVSIAQFEADLDVNIGNIHNKLKTEIYKPSPVLRVYIPKGRNQKRPLGIPTVSDRVVQQATRQIIEPIFESGFSDNSFGFRPGRNCHQAIMRVEQYKSEGYHYVLDADVKAFYDTIPHSLMMDRLREKIADGWVLNSIQSMLKERVLCRMASSSQTKEGTPQGGVLSPLLANLVGDLIDKALKEAGYKFARYADDFIVMTKTAEELPTALSFVRGVVEGKLKMKLSEDKTSLTNFKRGFRFLGYSFMGKYKGISHKSLDKLKDNLRQITRRNQGRNLQMVIQRLNPVIRGHVNYFRLGDVRIAYRSLDQWLRMRLRCLKEARKWRTDNKRFRIRRFYRMGLLSFEDEFRLRRAKA